Proteins from a single region of Agrobacterium vaccinii:
- a CDS encoding NADP-dependent oxidoreductase, with protein MRAVVVREYGSNDVVEIAEVDRPEPGVGEVLVKVHAAGVNPVDWKIRGGMGQRMGMTLPIHLGGELVGTIEKIGAGVDNFQQGETIFGMVHTGAFADYAVAKATNVVRTPHNIDVIHAAALPLAGSTAWQALFDEARLCAGQRLLITNSSGGVGSLAVQFAKACGAHVTAVASGRNEEFVRALGADEFIDYTTQPFEDAASEVDIVFDTMGGETFQRAFKTLKKAGFMVTVVAFPNDEAERYGVSVKRSFTVPSARNLVSIAELVEAGKVVAHVDTVLQLAEIRQALTLSEAGRARGKIVLTPAA; from the coding sequence ATGAGAGCTGTTGTTGTCCGGGAGTACGGGTCTAATGATGTGGTGGAGATCGCTGAGGTCGATCGGCCAGAGCCGGGGGTCGGCGAGGTCTTGGTGAAGGTTCACGCGGCAGGTGTGAACCCGGTTGACTGGAAAATTCGCGGTGGTATGGGCCAGCGCATGGGGATGACCCTGCCGATTCACCTCGGAGGCGAACTTGTCGGCACAATCGAGAAGATTGGTGCTGGTGTCGATAACTTTCAGCAGGGTGAGACCATCTTCGGCATGGTCCACACCGGTGCTTTTGCAGACTATGCGGTTGCTAAAGCAACCAATGTCGTGCGTACTCCTCATAATATCGACGTTATCCACGCAGCGGCCCTTCCACTAGCAGGCTCCACTGCGTGGCAGGCACTTTTCGATGAAGCAAGACTTTGTGCCGGACAACGTCTCCTCATCACGAACAGTTCGGGCGGCGTCGGTTCTCTTGCCGTTCAGTTCGCCAAGGCCTGCGGGGCGCATGTCACAGCGGTAGCGTCGGGTCGCAACGAAGAATTCGTTCGTGCTCTGGGTGCCGACGAGTTCATCGACTACACAACCCAACCCTTTGAAGACGCGGCAAGCGAAGTCGACATCGTCTTCGACACAATGGGAGGCGAGACATTTCAGCGTGCTTTCAAAACCCTCAAGAAGGCCGGTTTCATGGTCACCGTCGTAGCCTTCCCCAACGACGAAGCAGAGCGCTATGGTGTTAGCGTAAAGCGATCTTTCACCGTTCCGAGCGCGCGTAACCTGGTGTCGATTGCTGAACTGGTCGAGGCTGGCAAGGTGGTAGCACACGTCGATACGGTTCTGCAGTTGGCAGAGATCAGGCAGGCACTTACGCTATCTGAGGCTGGTCGCGCCCGTGGCAAGATCGTTCTCACTCCAGCAGCCTAG
- a CDS encoding ATP-dependent Zn protease has translation MMETTELKTRLKSDTEASGSQDVEGGDPQGTTDAVLAALKRLATRAMGLTGADVERIVREARLRARREKRPLTYADLEDGVRGHRPPLPHDVRWRLAIHETGHAVVHHALRLGSIKGLTIDSLDGGRNDLSFASSGPDTCAWYDRVLALLMAGRAAELIVLKTASAGSGGAEQSDLARATRMGLDMEQTLGFGRRYPLLYLEHKDPTAILSLDADLANRIHQRLEFAQARATEVIFENRAAFDRLARALFDAQALDGKAVMDILLSTD, from the coding sequence ATGATGGAGACGACGGAACTGAAGACCCGCCTGAAGAGTGACACCGAGGCATCAGGAAGCCAAGACGTCGAAGGGGGAGATCCGCAGGGAACGACCGACGCGGTACTGGCGGCACTTAAACGCCTTGCGACGCGCGCCATGGGTCTGACCGGTGCTGACGTCGAACGCATCGTGCGCGAAGCAAGACTGAGAGCGCGGCGCGAGAAGCGACCCCTCACCTACGCCGATCTCGAGGACGGGGTTCGGGGTCATCGGCCGCCACTTCCCCATGATGTGCGGTGGCGACTTGCGATCCACGAGACCGGCCACGCCGTCGTCCATCACGCGCTGCGCCTCGGATCGATCAAGGGCCTGACGATCGACAGCTTAGATGGCGGCCGCAACGATCTGTCCTTTGCCAGTAGCGGTCCAGACACTTGCGCCTGGTATGATCGAGTGCTGGCATTGCTCATGGCGGGCAGAGCCGCAGAACTTATCGTTCTCAAGACGGCCTCTGCAGGGTCGGGCGGCGCCGAACAGAGCGATCTTGCCCGTGCCACACGCATGGGCCTCGACATGGAGCAGACGCTGGGCTTTGGACGTCGCTATCCGCTTCTCTATCTCGAGCACAAGGATCCGACCGCAATCCTCAGCCTTGACGCGGATCTGGCAAACCGGATCCATCAAAGGCTCGAGTTCGCCCAGGCACGCGCGACCGAGGTGATCTTTGAGAACCGTGCTGCCTTTGACAGGTTGGCGCGCGCGCTCTTCGACGCCCAGGCACTCGACGGCAAGGCCGTGATGGACATCTTGCTGAGCACCGACTGA
- a CDS encoding winged helix-turn-helix transcriptional regulator yields MVKRVSLWNSGCPVARSLDAIGDWWSLLIIRDAFDGKRRFGEFQNGLGISRGVLATRLRDLVRRGIFETAPASDGTAYREYILTEKGRGLFPVIVALRQWGEDFLFTEDEERSSLVEQETGRPIARLVIRSADGRSLDWSDTRVTA; encoded by the coding sequence ATGGTGAAACGTGTAAGCCTGTGGAATTCCGGTTGCCCGGTGGCGCGTTCTCTTGATGCAATCGGAGACTGGTGGTCGCTCCTGATCATCCGCGATGCTTTCGATGGTAAGCGCCGTTTTGGTGAGTTCCAGAACGGGCTCGGCATCAGCAGGGGTGTATTGGCCACTCGGCTTCGTGATCTGGTAAGGCGAGGAATATTTGAGACCGCACCAGCATCTGATGGAACTGCCTACCGCGAATATATCCTTACCGAGAAGGGACGCGGTCTGTTCCCTGTCATCGTTGCACTCCGCCAGTGGGGCGAAGATTTCCTGTTCACCGAGGACGAGGAACGCTCATCACTGGTAGAGCAAGAAACCGGCAGGCCAATCGCACGACTGGTTATCCGATCCGCCGATGGTCGATCCCTTGATTGGAGCGACACGCGGGTCACAGCCTGA
- a CDS encoding AraC family transcriptional regulator, which yields MHPLFNIHRMSKPRGSALQLHSHDEAQLTYAASGMIQLHTDEGVWLVPPQLAAWIPAGVPHRLDIITDAELWMVQWQPSAIATWAPSNFPDRAFASKVTPLLHSLLAAAVEHDASLIKAELVLRLILLELSAVSGAPTYLPMPSNPVAKRVAEIALGDHRNRLDVSELASRAATSVRTASRLFPMETGMTLKAWRQRARIVKAMEQLALGKSIADVASDAGFSSTAAFSCAFRQVTATTPGAFIGEPLHQNRLV from the coding sequence ATGCACCCACTTTTCAATATCCACCGCATGAGCAAACCGCGCGGTTCAGCCTTGCAGTTACATAGTCATGATGAGGCGCAACTCACCTATGCTGCGTCTGGTATGATTCAGCTTCATACAGACGAAGGTGTCTGGCTTGTGCCTCCTCAGCTTGCGGCATGGATTCCGGCAGGGGTTCCCCATCGCCTGGATATCATAACGGATGCTGAGCTTTGGATGGTGCAGTGGCAACCATCTGCAATCGCAACCTGGGCTCCTTCCAATTTCCCGGATCGCGCCTTCGCATCGAAGGTTACACCGTTACTGCACTCCCTGCTTGCCGCAGCCGTCGAACACGATGCATCGTTGATTAAAGCAGAACTTGTGTTGAGGCTGATACTGCTTGAATTGAGCGCAGTGTCAGGAGCGCCGACCTACCTTCCAATGCCCAGCAATCCTGTCGCAAAGCGCGTGGCTGAGATCGCTCTTGGCGATCATCGCAATCGCTTGGACGTGAGCGAGTTGGCATCGCGAGCCGCAACCTCGGTTCGGACAGCAAGCCGCCTGTTCCCGATGGAGACGGGAATGACGCTCAAAGCCTGGAGGCAGCGGGCTCGGATTGTAAAAGCCATGGAGCAGCTTGCCCTAGGCAAGTCAATCGCCGACGTTGCGAGCGACGCAGGCTTCTCAAGCACTGCCGCGTTTTCCTGCGCGTTCAGGCAGGTAACCGCTACAACACCCGGCGCTTTCATAGGCGAGCCTCTACATCAAAATCGCTTGGTGTAG
- a CDS encoding SDR family oxidoreductase: protein MTHTSPIALITGANKGIGLAVARQLGAAGHTVWLGCRDMSRGEMAACELRGNGVDARAVQLDVTDDESVSNAAKTVKSAVGHLDVLVNNAGLMFGPPPSLAEESIDEMQRMFNTNVFGVMRVTQAFLPLLRNSKAARIVMMSSGLSSLTDALDMRSETWTVSFGGYCASKTALNMLTVKLAKELDRQGIKVNAVDPGLTSTDMTGNGPGHSPEDGARPAFALATTHAYGPTAGFYACAPSGELVQKSW from the coding sequence ATGACCCACACATCGCCCATTGCGCTCATTACGGGAGCAAACAAGGGTATTGGCCTCGCCGTTGCGCGGCAGCTTGGCGCAGCCGGACACACAGTCTGGCTGGGATGCCGAGACATGTCACGGGGCGAGATGGCAGCTTGCGAACTGCGAGGAAACGGCGTTGACGCCCGTGCAGTGCAACTCGATGTCACGGACGATGAGAGCGTTTCCAACGCCGCCAAAACCGTCAAGAGTGCAGTGGGGCATCTCGACGTATTGGTCAACAACGCCGGGCTCATGTTTGGTCCGCCTCCCTCGCTTGCCGAGGAGTCAATTGACGAGATGCAGCGGATGTTCAACACCAACGTATTCGGGGTGATGCGCGTCACTCAAGCCTTTTTGCCGTTGTTGCGCAATTCGAAGGCGGCGCGGATCGTAATGATGAGCAGCGGCCTAAGTTCGTTGACGGATGCTTTGGACATGCGGAGCGAAACATGGACGGTCAGCTTCGGCGGATACTGTGCCTCCAAGACTGCGCTGAACATGTTGACCGTCAAGCTTGCCAAGGAGCTGGATCGGCAAGGGATCAAAGTCAACGCGGTGGACCCCGGTCTGACATCGACAGATATGACAGGCAACGGGCCGGGGCACTCACCTGAAGATGGTGCACGTCCTGCATTCGCTCTAGCGACGACCCACGCATATGGACCCACAGCAGGTTTCTACGCTTGCGCTCCATCAGGCGAACTTGTGCAAAAGAGTTGGTGA
- a CDS encoding GFA family protein: MHKGACLCGAVAFEIEGELHAPDACHCMKCRKQSGHFFASTDVPRDQITISGEGSITWYHSSEKVRRGFCSTCGSSLFWDPPHRDWIGVAMGALDSPTQTKLKMHIFVADKGDYYELTDSLPKNQQ, from the coding sequence ATGCATAAAGGAGCATGCCTATGTGGCGCAGTGGCCTTTGAGATTGAAGGTGAGTTACATGCGCCGGATGCGTGCCATTGCATGAAGTGTCGGAAACAGTCTGGCCATTTCTTCGCTTCTACCGACGTGCCCAGGGATCAGATCACAATCTCGGGAGAGGGAAGCATCACTTGGTATCATTCCTCAGAAAAGGTGAGACGAGGTTTCTGCTCAACATGCGGGTCGTCACTGTTCTGGGACCCTCCTCATCGCGATTGGATAGGTGTCGCCATGGGTGCGCTGGACAGCCCCACTCAAACCAAACTGAAAATGCACATCTTTGTCGCGGACAAAGGCGACTACTATGAGCTCACAGACAGCCTACCCAAAAATCAACAATAG
- a CDS encoding AAA family ATPase translates to MATTVINGHVVGCYRPLFDPRHLAGDVERDRQWLQDNLAAFLVEPPSDTASRSGQPDVTPDWPVQIRRGGPSVAFDASAAAYAVRMVAKAGDVPNLKHMATVLSLAAALQGSHVSVRDLVMHLRQPASVFSVEVPVEGFERSFTRLIEETDFMPFGPYVGMAANFAFVDDLWCWVGGETKRVFLQVAAERPSRSSMREQILWALAHAVPVLGLTETASGIPEQINLTCDVRITGSELDGRLITDILEAIFGREVVTRNDSAIAEIDAGTLTLDDLAIAIRPGRPFQACLDALVGLATLNREQESDEDGDRKGDGAPKRRIASQSSSQLRDKLDGKAGEDASLSQGRRKQGADRRPTEVEVIHPECVGETANAAQPSLRVETLTGYGPAQDWALGLRQDLADYHAKTLAWSQMSTKLLLSGPPGTGKTIFARALCNTLQVPLVVTSVSTWLQGEYLHDVLNRMADTFAQARSQAPCILFIDEIDGIGSRVSTSREYGDYWNACVNKMLELLDGAVKSEGVIVVGATNRPDTIDEALRRSGRLETHVAIPKPDISALVGILAHHLGDDLDTITRDVHRNADEVQ, encoded by the coding sequence ATGGCCACCACTGTGATCAACGGGCATGTCGTTGGGTGCTACCGGCCTCTGTTCGACCCCCGCCATCTGGCGGGTGACGTCGAGCGCGACCGGCAATGGCTGCAGGACAACCTTGCTGCCTTCCTGGTGGAGCCACCAAGCGATACTGCATCGCGTTCTGGTCAACCCGACGTCACGCCAGACTGGCCCGTGCAGATCAGGCGAGGTGGTCCGTCTGTCGCTTTTGATGCAAGCGCCGCCGCCTACGCCGTCCGCATGGTGGCCAAGGCTGGTGACGTGCCAAACCTCAAGCACATGGCAACCGTGTTATCGCTGGCCGCCGCACTGCAAGGGTCGCACGTTTCGGTGCGTGATCTGGTCATGCACCTTCGGCAACCGGCATCCGTCTTCTCGGTAGAGGTTCCAGTCGAGGGCTTTGAGCGCTCCTTCACGCGCCTCATCGAGGAAACAGACTTTATGCCGTTCGGACCCTATGTCGGTATGGCTGCCAATTTTGCCTTCGTCGATGACCTCTGGTGTTGGGTCGGCGGCGAGACCAAGCGCGTCTTTCTTCAGGTCGCTGCCGAACGTCCGAGCCGCTCATCGATGCGCGAGCAAATCCTGTGGGCGCTGGCGCACGCAGTTCCGGTTCTCGGGCTGACCGAGACTGCCTCAGGCATTCCGGAACAGATCAATTTGACCTGCGACGTCCGTATTACGGGATCGGAGCTGGATGGCAGATTGATCACCGATATCCTTGAAGCGATCTTTGGCCGTGAGGTGGTGACGCGCAACGATAGCGCTATTGCCGAGATCGATGCTGGCACCTTGACACTTGACGACCTCGCCATCGCGATCCGGCCGGGCCGACCGTTTCAAGCGTGTCTCGATGCGCTGGTCGGGCTCGCGACGTTAAACCGTGAACAGGAGAGCGATGAGGATGGCGACCGCAAAGGCGATGGCGCGCCGAAGCGACGTATCGCCAGCCAGAGCAGCAGCCAGTTGCGCGATAAGTTGGATGGCAAGGCAGGCGAAGACGCCTCGTTATCGCAAGGCAGGAGAAAGCAGGGAGCAGACAGGCGCCCGACCGAGGTTGAGGTCATTCACCCGGAGTGCGTCGGTGAGACAGCAAACGCTGCACAACCGTCGTTGCGGGTCGAGACCCTGACCGGTTATGGTCCAGCCCAGGATTGGGCGCTCGGTCTCAGACAAGATCTTGCGGACTACCACGCCAAAACACTGGCGTGGTCGCAGATGAGCACCAAGCTTCTTCTGTCCGGACCACCGGGAACCGGTAAGACCATCTTTGCAAGGGCACTGTGCAACACGCTGCAGGTTCCCCTGGTGGTAACCTCTGTCTCGACCTGGCTTCAGGGGGAATATCTCCATGATGTGCTGAACCGGATGGCGGATACCTTTGCGCAAGCCAGATCCCAGGCGCCGTGCATCCTCTTCATCGACGAGATCGACGGCATTGGATCACGCGTCTCGACGTCGCGCGAATACGGTGACTACTGGAATGCCTGCGTCAACAAGATGCTCGAACTGCTGGACGGTGCAGTCAAAAGCGAGGGCGTGATCGTTGTCGGCGCGACCAACCGACCTGACACCATCGATGAGGCGTTGCGCCGGTCAGGACGGCTGGAGACCCATGTCGCAATTCCAAAGCCGGACATTTCGGCGCTGGTGGGTATCCTCGCGCATCATCTTGGCGATGATCTCGACACCATCACACGTGATGTGCACCGCAACGCAGATGAGGTCCAATGA
- a CDS encoding WGR domain-containing protein encodes MTSTLFGDVCLTRTWGRIGCRGQCKTQHFARGEDALIVFLDILRRKTIRGYRAPALINGPVR; translated from the coding sequence ATGACATCCACGCTGTTTGGAGACGTGTGTCTCACGCGGACCTGGGGCAGGATTGGCTGCCGGGGCCAATGCAAGACGCAGCACTTCGCGCGAGGGGAGGACGCGTTGATCGTGTTTCTTGACATTTTGCGACGAAAGACTATCCGGGGCTACCGGGCGCCGGCCCTTATAAATGGCCCGGTTCGGTAG
- a CDS encoding MarR family winged helix-turn-helix transcriptional regulator gives MTEPTPEQIEKLATAFERFTRRFKVAEAAAVMQNSLNPLDIQALLFIDEHPECNLGDVARHLQVALTTMSSSADRLVRRDMIERQRPEANRRSVALTITNEGQQAVAGYIDGYRASCKAMLQALDSVDQTEFLRLTQQIAKYEG, from the coding sequence ATGACAGAACCTACGCCCGAACAAATAGAAAAACTCGCTACCGCCTTTGAGCGCTTTACCCGTCGTTTCAAGGTCGCGGAGGCAGCGGCCGTTATGCAAAACTCGCTCAACCCCCTCGATATTCAGGCGCTTCTTTTTATCGATGAGCATCCCGAGTGTAACCTCGGGGATGTTGCCCGGCACCTTCAGGTCGCTCTGACGACAATGTCGTCTTCGGCTGACCGGCTGGTCCGTCGGGACATGATTGAACGGCAGCGGCCAGAGGCGAACCGCAGGTCGGTGGCTCTGACGATCACGAACGAGGGGCAGCAAGCCGTTGCAGGCTATATCGATGGATATCGAGCATCCTGCAAAGCGATGCTGCAGGCCCTCGATTCCGTCGACCAAACCGAATTTCTGAGGCTTACCCAACAAATTGCAAAATACGAAGGTTGA
- a CDS encoding ISNCY family transposase, translating into MGLITMSERDLLRIEVLSKVIAGRMTMVSAAHVLALSERQVRRLLDRIRTGGAASIRHKAIGRPSNNRINDGIRDYAVALVRESYADFGPTLATEKLAERDGLQVSRETVRNWMVDAGLWLSRKQRRTFHQPRLRREAYGELVQIDGSEHRWFEDRGPACSLLVFVDDATGRLMQLRFVRSESAFTYFEALAFYLKRHGAPIAFYSDKHSVFRVAKKDAKGGQGMTQFGRALCELNIEILCANSSQAKGRVERMNRTLQDRLVKELRLAGIDTMDAGNAFLPDFMDDYNARFAVVPARSDDLHRPVNLAPDRLSDILCKREQRYVGSQLTFSYERKRIMLEETDVTRGLVGKYVETYAYADDRLDVRWRGYSLPYTVFDKDQRVTHAAITENKRLGDVLAYIKERQDEPPAPEVKSNSDKNGYIKRARGPGRRKDFTNDPAVITRRRKALSRQQAAE; encoded by the coding sequence ATGGGACTGATTACGATGAGCGAGCGCGATTTGCTGCGGATCGAGGTTTTGTCGAAAGTCATCGCCGGTCGAATGACGATGGTATCAGCGGCACATGTACTTGCCCTGAGTGAGCGTCAGGTTCGCCGGCTGCTGGATCGGATCCGAACTGGTGGTGCGGCGTCGATCCGGCACAAGGCCATTGGTCGACCGTCGAACAACCGGATCAATGATGGTATTCGCGACTACGCTGTGGCGCTCGTTCGGGAGAGTTATGCGGATTTCGGACCGACCCTGGCGACCGAGAAGCTTGCCGAGCGTGATGGCCTGCAGGTTTCGCGTGAGACGGTTCGCAACTGGATGGTCGATGCTGGACTTTGGTTGTCGCGCAAGCAGCGGCGGACGTTTCACCAGCCGCGACTTCGACGTGAGGCCTATGGCGAACTGGTGCAGATTGATGGTTCTGAGCACCGTTGGTTTGAGGATCGCGGGCCAGCGTGTTCGTTGCTGGTGTTCGTCGACGACGCGACCGGCAGGTTGATGCAGCTGCGTTTTGTGCGTTCCGAGAGCGCCTTCACCTACTTCGAGGCACTGGCGTTTTATCTCAAGCGTCACGGCGCGCCGATTGCCTTCTATTCCGACAAGCATTCGGTGTTCCGGGTGGCAAAGAAGGACGCCAAAGGTGGCCAGGGAATGACCCAGTTCGGGCGGGCGCTGTGTGAGTTAAATATCGAGATTCTCTGTGCAAATTCCAGCCAAGCGAAAGGCCGTGTGGAACGGATGAACCGAACATTGCAGGATCGGCTGGTCAAGGAGTTGCGATTGGCTGGCATCGACACGATGGACGCCGGTAATGCATTTTTGCCTGACTTCATGGACGATTATAACGCACGATTTGCGGTCGTCCCTGCCCGATCTGATGACCTGCACCGACCGGTGAATCTCGCACCGGATCGGTTATCCGATATCCTCTGCAAGCGTGAACAGCGTTATGTTGGATCACAGCTGACATTCTCCTATGAGCGCAAACGCATCATGCTGGAGGAGACCGACGTCACGCGCGGCCTTGTTGGTAAATATGTTGAGACCTATGCCTATGCGGATGATCGACTGGACGTGCGCTGGAGAGGGTACTCCCTGCCCTATACGGTATTCGACAAGGATCAGCGGGTCACGCATGCGGCGATCACCGAGAATAAAAGGCTTGGTGATGTCCTGGCGTATATCAAAGAGCGCCAGGACGAGCCCCCCGCGCCTGAGGTGAAGAGCAATAGCGATAAAAATGGTTACATCAAACGCGCTCGTGGACCCGGTCGTCGGAAAGACTTTACAAACGATCCGGCCGTTATTACGCGGCGCCGGAAGGCATTGTCGCGGCAGCAAGCGGCGGAGTGA
- a CDS encoding DUF2256 domain-containing protein: MPKRRDKSNLPSKICPVCGRPFSWRKKWEKNWDSVKFCSQRCRETKRLT, from the coding sequence ATGCCGAAGCGTCGCGATAAATCAAACCTGCCTTCAAAGATTTGCCCGGTTTGCGGACGACCGTTTTCATGGCGAAAGAAATGGGAGAAGAACTGGGATAGCGTCAAGTTTTGTTCGCAACGTTGTCGAGAGACGAAACGGCTAACTTAA
- a CDS encoding SDR family NAD(P)-dependent oxidoreductase — MGRLEGKIAVITGGNSGIGLATAKRFVAEGAEIFITGRRQEELDKAVEAIGAGVTAVQGDVSRLDDLGRVFDLVREKSGRIDILFANAGVGLFAPLGAIDEASFDQTFSINVKGTLFTVQKALPLMQAGGSIILTGSTTGSMGTAAFSVYSATKAAIRNFARSWALDLKGSGIRVNVLSPGATETPGLKGLVIPAEEAALLEGLAAQIPLERVANPDEIAAVALFLASEDSSFMTGSEVFADGGAAQV; from the coding sequence ATGGGCAGACTTGAAGGCAAAATAGCTGTCATCACTGGCGGGAACAGCGGGATCGGTCTAGCGACAGCGAAACGGTTCGTTGCAGAAGGGGCCGAGATCTTTATCACCGGCCGCCGCCAAGAGGAACTTGACAAAGCGGTTGAAGCGATTGGCGCTGGGGTAACGGCCGTACAGGGCGACGTGTCGCGGCTGGACGACCTAGGCCGTGTGTTCGATTTGGTGCGGGAAAAGAGCGGGCGGATAGACATCCTCTTCGCCAATGCGGGTGTAGGCTTGTTTGCACCCCTTGGTGCAATTGACGAGGCTTCGTTCGATCAGACATTCAGCATCAACGTTAAAGGGACCTTGTTCACAGTGCAGAAAGCATTGCCGCTGATGCAGGCGGGTGGTTCAATCATCCTCACCGGATCGACAACCGGCTCAATGGGAACTGCAGCGTTCAGCGTCTACAGCGCGACGAAGGCAGCGATACGCAACTTTGCCCGTAGCTGGGCCTTGGATCTCAAGGGGTCAGGTATCCGGGTTAACGTACTGTCTCCCGGTGCCACAGAGACGCCGGGTCTAAAGGGTCTTGTAATACCTGCAGAGGAGGCTGCGTTGCTTGAAGGACTTGCAGCGCAGATTCCACTCGAGCGGGTCGCAAACCCTGACGAGATCGCGGCTGTAGCACTGTTCCTTGCTTCGGAGGACAGTAGCTTCATGACCGGCAGCGAAGTCTTTGCTGACGGTGGCGCCGCGCAGGTCTGA
- a CDS encoding MFS transporter — translation MKEKIDYAAQGTREQGLSGLQTLIVAAAAGLSVANIYYAQPLLDLMAHDLGIPPATVGLIVMLTQVGYGLGLIFIVPIGDLIDRRKLIIAQGLLLGIALVIVGAAETNAMLLAGMSAVGLSAVLVQTLVAQAAALATPAQRGRVVGTVTSGIVTGILAARSFAGTIADIGGWRAVYLTSAFITLVMVVVLMAMLPRQSAKRTVETYAHALLSIPTMFLRERSLLYRGVLALLIFAAFSTFWTALVLPLSAPPFSYSHTRIGLFGLVGLAGAIAATCAGRLADGGHGRWTTGCSLAILLSSWGLIALLPVSMVRLVVGVVLMDLAVQAVHVTNLSATVAFNPQKSGRLVGGYMVFYSVGSAVGAIAATTTYARFGWMGISLLGATFSAIALALWITSEISARTNEA, via the coding sequence ATGAAAGAGAAGATAGACTATGCCGCGCAAGGAACGCGGGAGCAGGGATTGTCTGGACTACAGACCCTGATTGTTGCGGCTGCAGCCGGTCTCAGCGTAGCGAACATCTATTACGCACAGCCCTTGCTTGACCTGATGGCCCATGATCTTGGAATACCGCCAGCCACGGTCGGCCTCATCGTGATGTTGACGCAGGTCGGTTATGGGTTGGGGTTGATCTTCATCGTGCCGATTGGCGATCTCATCGACCGCCGTAAGCTCATCATCGCTCAGGGATTGTTGTTGGGGATCGCTCTTGTGATTGTCGGGGCAGCGGAAACGAACGCGATGTTGTTGGCAGGCATGAGTGCGGTCGGCTTGTCGGCAGTTCTCGTACAGACACTTGTCGCTCAGGCGGCGGCCTTAGCCACTCCGGCCCAGCGGGGTAGGGTCGTGGGCACGGTTACCAGCGGAATCGTAACAGGCATTCTTGCTGCGCGATCATTTGCAGGAACAATTGCAGATATCGGCGGATGGCGGGCGGTGTATTTGACATCTGCATTTATCACACTCGTGATGGTCGTCGTTCTCATGGCGATGCTGCCGCGCCAATCTGCGAAACGGACCGTGGAGACGTATGCCCATGCTCTACTCTCTATTCCAACCATGTTTCTCCGGGAGCGGAGCTTGCTGTATCGAGGCGTGCTTGCACTTTTGATCTTTGCTGCCTTCAGCACGTTCTGGACCGCGCTTGTCCTTCCGCTCAGCGCCCCGCCATTTTCCTATTCACACACGAGGATAGGGCTGTTTGGCCTGGTTGGGCTGGCGGGAGCGATTGCCGCAACATGCGCAGGAAGACTTGCGGATGGAGGTCACGGCCGATGGACAACGGGGTGTTCTCTAGCGATCTTGCTGTCATCCTGGGGACTGATCGCTCTCCTTCCGGTCTCAATGGTGAGGCTGGTCGTGGGCGTCGTCTTGATGGACCTGGCGGTACAGGCCGTTCACGTCACCAATCTCAGCGCCACCGTGGCTTTCAACCCGCAAAAGAGCGGACGCTTGGTTGGAGGCTACATGGTGTTCTACTCGGTTGGTAGCGCCGTCGGCGCTATTGCTGCCACGACAACCTACGCGCGGTTCGGCTGGATGGGGATTTCTCTCCTCGGGGCCACGTTCAGTGCAATTGCCTTGGCATTGTGGATCACAAGCGAGATATCAGCTAGGACCAATGAAGCGTAA
- a CDS encoding winged helix-turn-helix transcriptional regulator, with protein sequence MATSNFVCGLDVSLAVIGGKWKPLILFHLAYEARRYGDLRRAIGNVSDKMLIQQLKELEADGIVDRRDFKKIPPKVEYSLTPFGETLAEALKPLCAWGTQHMSEVEKVMSRREPVALKIA encoded by the coding sequence ATGGCCACGTCCAATTTTGTCTGCGGGCTCGACGTCTCACTCGCTGTCATTGGCGGGAAATGGAAGCCGCTGATCCTTTTTCACCTAGCTTACGAAGCTCGACGTTATGGTGACCTCAGGCGTGCAATTGGCAACGTCAGTGACAAGATGCTCATTCAGCAGCTCAAAGAGCTAGAGGCCGACGGGATTGTTGATCGGCGCGACTTCAAGAAGATCCCTCCAAAAGTCGAATATTCGCTCACTCCATTCGGCGAAACGCTAGCTGAGGCGCTGAAGCCTCTTTGTGCTTGGGGAACGCAACACATGTCGGAGGTTGAGAAAGTGATGTCACGACGAGAACCTGTGGCTTTGAAGATCGCTTGA